A single window of Metallosphaera hakonensis JCM 8857 = DSM 7519 DNA harbors:
- the dph5 gene encoding diphthine synthase — MSDMFFVGLGLSKRFLTNASIEALRNSDVIYADVYTSISCDLNIQTLREISGKTVFPATREILEMKEKEIYSQLDQGIKIAIATIGDPMIATTHVSLAAGAKRRGHRVIVVPGVSVHCYMISKSMLSSYKFGKSVTVTFPYLEKLDYTPYNVIKENRERGLHTLVYLDLKETGVMTADLAIGLLRRMEENKKEGVITEDDIVVIGERLGCQEERIKALKVREVSAEKFGNPPHIIIIPARNLYEMEIEGLKCLS; from the coding sequence ATGTCTGATATGTTCTTTGTAGGTCTCGGACTATCAAAAAGATTTCTTACTAATGCTTCCATAGAAGCCTTGAGAAACTCAGACGTGATTTATGCAGATGTGTATACCTCAATCAGTTGCGATCTTAATATCCAAACCTTAAGGGAGATTTCAGGAAAAACCGTGTTTCCAGCTACCAGGGAAATATTGGAGATGAAGGAGAAGGAAATCTATAGCCAACTTGATCAAGGGATTAAGATAGCAATAGCTACCATTGGAGACCCCATGATAGCTACTACTCACGTGAGTCTGGCTGCTGGTGCTAAGCGACGAGGTCATAGAGTGATTGTAGTCCCGGGGGTATCAGTTCATTGTTACATGATATCGAAGTCGATGCTTTCATCGTATAAGTTTGGTAAGTCAGTAACCGTGACTTTCCCTTATCTCGAGAAATTGGACTACACGCCTTACAACGTCATAAAGGAAAATAGGGAACGAGGCTTACATACTCTGGTTTATCTGGATTTAAAGGAGACTGGTGTCATGACTGCGGACTTGGCTATCGGGCTCCTGAGAAGAATGGAGGAGAATAAGAAGGAGGGAGTGATCACAGAAGACGATATAGTGGTTATAGGTGAGAGACTGGGGTGCCAAGAGGAGAGAATTAAAGCATTGAAAGTGAGGGAAGTATCCGCCGAGAAGTTTGGGAATCCTCCACATATTATAATAATTCCAGCCCGAAACCTATACGAGATGGAGATAGAGGGGTTGAAATGCCTGAGTTGA
- a CDS encoding metallophosphoesterase — translation MVSILKDLEIEEDLPVLYSRRLNSVILSDVHIGYEEEMASKGIFLPRIQKKRFMKIYLRALNVFKTNNLIINGDLKHRFNGLGRQEKEDLTEIFEDLRERGVSVKLIKGNHDNYISLVTEKFDNIELLDELETDSLYIFHGHTEIEPKENKVYIIGHEHPRLSIRDKLGFSKKFPSFLVSPLQENSYVIALPALGGYQSGNDISLVHSSYMSSIMRKYAILEKAKPFVVIENEGILEFPELNLLRNIIF, via the coding sequence TTGGTAAGTATACTTAAAGACCTTGAGATCGAGGAGGATTTACCGGTTCTTTATTCAAGAAGACTGAACTCTGTGATATTGTCAGATGTTCACATAGGCTACGAAGAAGAAATGGCTTCCAAGGGGATTTTCCTTCCACGAATACAGAAGAAACGATTCATGAAGATATACTTGAGGGCACTTAATGTATTCAAGACTAACAACCTCATCATTAATGGAGATTTGAAACATAGATTCAACGGACTGGGTCGACAGGAAAAAGAGGACTTGACAGAGATATTTGAAGACCTAAGAGAAAGGGGCGTCTCCGTGAAATTAATAAAAGGCAATCATGACAATTATATCTCGTTAGTGACAGAGAAGTTTGATAACATCGAACTACTGGATGAATTGGAAACTGATTCTCTCTATATATTTCATGGTCACACGGAAATTGAGCCCAAAGAGAACAAGGTTTACATAATTGGTCACGAACATCCGAGACTCTCCATAAGGGATAAACTGGGTTTCTCAAAGAAGTTTCCGTCCTTTCTTGTTTCTCCCCTGCAGGAGAACTCATATGTTATTGCCTTGCCTGCCCTGGGTGGCTATCAGTCAGGAAATGATATCTCTCTAGTTCATTCCAGCTATATGAGCTCAATCATGAGGAAATACGCAATCCTCGAAAAGGCGAAACCCTTCGTAGTAATCGAGAATGAAGGCATATTAGAATTTCCAGAGCTTAACCTACTGAGAAATATTATTTTCTGA
- a CDS encoding H/ACA ribonucleoprotein complex subunit GAR1 — translation MNLCKSVRSTKLVPIGTLKSIVLEDKWLIQGDPNHDYSKVDPSGLVILDSRQRRVGKVLDVLGNIRSPYLLVEPLTKDVPNGKLVLEVPQSKHHRKHRR, via the coding sequence TTGAATCTATGTAAATCTGTGAGAAGCACTAAATTAGTCCCAATAGGCACGTTAAAATCTATTGTACTGGAAGATAAATGGCTTATCCAAGGAGACCCAAATCACGATTATTCGAAGGTCGATCCCTCTGGGTTAGTGATCCTAGATTCTCGCCAAAGACGTGTCGGAAAAGTACTGGATGTCCTTGGAAACATAAGGAGCCCCTACCTCCTCGTGGAACCACTAACTAAGGACGTTCCCAACGGGAAACTTGTCCTGGAAGTTCCCCAAAGCAAACATCATAGAAAGCATAGGCGGTGA
- a CDS encoding transcription initiation factor IIB, with protein sequence MKCPSCGKEEIVFDPVRGTYVCRDDGTVIEDMMIDQGPEWREFDSADRNKKRRVGPGVTERVHDKGFMTIIGGGRVKDRIRARKLQIMQSKSRVTSKEKKSVTYLHELNSEAAKLNLPNYVKEDAAAIMKKLIVSGLARRIDKYALVVATLYYVARQHRLPIQYQEIKAKYGINSSLLWDAIERVQMVAKSTSPSYPGVIGAEGTTKGPSPLDYITMIQNKTELPALIVPKSAEIVDILYKHGLTSGKGYLSIAAASVYLVSALLDHKKTQKEMAEALNITEVTIRNRYKEIVDALDIEVYL encoded by the coding sequence ATGAAGTGTCCGTCTTGTGGCAAAGAGGAAATAGTCTTCGACCCAGTTAGAGGAACCTATGTATGCAGAGACGACGGTACAGTTATTGAAGACATGATGATAGATCAGGGACCCGAATGGAGAGAGTTTGATTCTGCAGATCGTAATAAGAAAAGGAGAGTAGGTCCAGGAGTTACAGAGAGGGTTCACGATAAAGGGTTCATGACAATTATAGGAGGGGGGAGGGTAAAGGACAGGATTAGAGCAAGAAAGTTGCAGATAATGCAGAGCAAGAGCAGGGTAACGTCTAAAGAAAAGAAGTCCGTAACATATCTTCATGAACTCAATAGCGAAGCTGCCAAACTCAATTTGCCAAATTACGTAAAGGAGGACGCTGCTGCCATAATGAAGAAACTCATTGTTTCGGGATTAGCAAGAAGAATAGACAAATACGCCCTCGTGGTGGCAACGCTATACTATGTGGCGAGACAACACAGACTGCCAATTCAGTATCAAGAGATAAAAGCAAAATATGGAATCAACTCAAGTCTTCTTTGGGATGCGATCGAAAGAGTGCAAATGGTGGCAAAATCGACTTCTCCATCGTATCCAGGAGTTATTGGTGCAGAAGGAACCACCAAGGGGCCGTCTCCATTGGATTATATAACAATGATTCAAAATAAGACGGAGTTGCCTGCGCTTATTGTACCAAAGTCAGCTGAGATAGTGGACATATTATATAAACATGGTCTTACCAGTGGAAAGGGATATCTCTCTATTGCTGCAGCCTCTGTGTATCTTGTGAGCGCGCTCCTAGACCATAAAAAGACTCAAAAGGAGATGGCTGAGGCTCTGAACATAACTGAGGTAACTATAAGAAATAGGTACAAAGAAATTGTAGATGCATTAGATATAGAAGTATATCTCTAA
- a CDS encoding DUF373 family protein, translating to MKTAIIYIDIDDDLSRAGVSTPVIGETKAREAIEKSSRFLALDSDFNSMVTAFNIYLNMKENGNDVEIVFVAGSQRGGLDSQMTLSKQVDEIIRAVKPDQAILVYDSPEDAKAIPVIESRLKIVGIERVIVEQHRGVEETYILLAKYLKRLVTESRYSRLFLGVPGIILFISSILAIAGLTAYVLPSILLVLGGAMLVRGFGIDDAVERWWENSTIMVIVAILSTISLILAIVNGYLVGSTSGGLSIKTASSVLLAALPYLTFSIIILYAGKLLSRALARDIKVWHDLLKILASVVVYLILSDLLKNLQSGVYVIQIQSFYLLLLSSFLLIATYFTLSTIEKSRLKAS from the coding sequence ATGAAGACGGCGATAATATACATTGATATCGATGATGACCTAAGCAGGGCAGGTGTTTCTACTCCAGTTATTGGCGAAACTAAGGCGAGAGAGGCAATAGAGAAGTCCTCGAGATTTTTAGCTTTAGATTCGGACTTCAATAGTATGGTAACTGCTTTTAATATTTATTTGAATATGAAAGAAAATGGTAATGACGTTGAGATAGTCTTTGTGGCCGGTTCCCAGAGGGGCGGGCTGGATTCTCAAATGACCTTATCAAAACAAGTAGACGAGATAATTAGAGCGGTCAAACCAGATCAAGCTATTCTAGTTTATGATAGCCCTGAAGACGCTAAGGCAATACCAGTTATCGAAAGTAGGTTAAAGATAGTTGGGATAGAGAGGGTCATAGTGGAACAGCACAGAGGGGTAGAGGAAACCTATATTCTCCTGGCAAAATACCTTAAGAGACTTGTTACTGAAAGTAGATATTCTAGATTATTTCTTGGTGTACCGGGTATAATTCTTTTCATTTCTAGTATTCTTGCAATAGCTGGACTAACTGCCTATGTCTTACCTTCTATTCTGCTAGTATTGGGAGGGGCAATGTTGGTGAGGGGGTTTGGTATCGATGACGCGGTAGAGAGGTGGTGGGAGAACTCCACTATAATGGTAATAGTGGCTATTCTTTCTACCATATCCCTCATACTTGCCATAGTAAACGGTTATCTGGTAGGATCCACATCTGGAGGTCTCTCCATAAAAACTGCCTCCTCGGTTCTTCTTGCTGCGTTGCCTTACCTCACGTTTTCCATAATTATTCTGTATGCAGGAAAGCTCCTATCTAGGGCGTTGGCAAGAGACATAAAAGTTTGGCACGACTTACTCAAGATCCTAGCATCGGTGGTGGTTTACTTGATATTGAGCGATCTGCTCAAAAACTTACAGAGCGGAGTCTACGTTATACAGATTCAGTCGTTCTACTTACTCCTTCTTTCGTCTTTTCTTCTTATAGCAACGTACTTTACCCTCTCCACAATCGAGAAGAGTAGATTGAAAGCTAGCTGA
- a CDS encoding coiled-coil protein, with the protein MSNPPAEATEESIYKKISDVKQEISTLRERKYSSIEEIRKLRQKKTEKIERLKAIRLQLKTIFEEYSARINELKELKQRKEQLFEVIKEMRKEFEELRNLMKKTQGMNPDLLEKRIKSLEWRIQTSSLTLEEEKKLIQRIADMEKRLSEAKKMLKIKEKGNEERAEFLARRIELATIRQKISGLISEITEKRKTLKALREERNKLVKELDELSSQIQNKSKEIDDIQKQIDAKKKELDELTKAKKAMEQGFSISRANVAEVIEKKKKIAEEKLKKGERLSFDEIYALYGDHRGNNEDGDNIH; encoded by the coding sequence ATGAGCAATCCGCCAGCAGAGGCCACGGAAGAAAGCATCTACAAAAAGATATCCGACGTAAAACAAGAGATTTCTACACTCCGTGAGAGGAAATATTCCTCCATCGAGGAAATAAGGAAACTTAGGCAGAAGAAAACGGAAAAAATAGAGAGACTTAAGGCAATAAGACTGCAACTCAAGACTATTTTTGAAGAGTATTCTGCAAGAATAAACGAACTGAAAGAACTAAAGCAGCGGAAAGAGCAGTTATTTGAAGTAATCAAAGAGATGAGAAAAGAGTTCGAAGAACTAAGAAACTTGATGAAGAAGACTCAGGGAATGAATCCGGACCTTTTGGAAAAGAGAATCAAGAGCTTAGAGTGGAGGATACAGACCTCCTCTTTAACTCTAGAAGAAGAAAAGAAGTTGATACAAAGAATTGCTGACATGGAAAAGAGACTCAGCGAAGCCAAGAAAATGTTGAAAATAAAGGAAAAGGGAAACGAAGAGAGAGCCGAATTCTTAGCAAGGAGAATAGAACTGGCTACGATACGTCAAAAGATCTCGGGCCTGATCTCCGAGATTACAGAAAAGAGGAAAACGCTGAAAGCATTGAGAGAGGAAAGAAATAAGCTAGTTAAGGAGCTTGACGAGTTGAGCTCTCAAATCCAAAACAAGAGCAAGGAAATTGACGATATACAGAAGCAGATAGATGCCAAGAAGAAGGAGCTTGACGAGCTTACAAAGGCCAAAAAGGCGATGGAACAAGGATTTAGCATATCTAGGGCTAACGTCGCGGAGGTTATAGAGAAAAAGAAGAAAATAGCTGAAGAGAAGTTGAAAAAGGGAGAAAGGCTAAGCTTCGACGAGATATATGCACTTTACGGAGATCATCGGGGTAATAATGAAGACGGCGATAATATACATTGA
- a CDS encoding DUF5622 domain-containing protein produces MALKHEKYVYVQLDKSKFAKVRVLKNKEESNPERYIVLGKMVSRRSRKTKVLKMDDLPLEVRDKIKEIFG; encoded by the coding sequence ATGGCATTAAAACATGAAAAATACGTCTATGTTCAGCTAGATAAATCAAAGTTCGCAAAGGTAAGAGTTCTAAAGAACAAGGAAGAGAGCAACCCAGAGAGATACATAGTCTTAGGGAAAATGGTTTCTAGGAGGAGTAGAAAGACCAAGGTACTTAAGATGGACGATCTTCCTCTGGAGGTCAGGGATAAGATAAAGGAAATATTTGGTTGA
- a CDS encoding TATA-box-binding protein: MEQTLDLYAMERSVPNVEYDPDQFPGLIFRLESPKVTSLIFKSGKMVVTGAKSTEELIRAVKRIIKSLRRYGIKIGGKPKIQIQNIVASANMHVHVNLDKAAFLLENNMYEPEQFPGLIFRMDDPRVVLLIFSSGKMVITGAKREDEVYKAVKRIFDKLEELDCIKPVEEEEELEI; the protein is encoded by the coding sequence TTGGAGCAAACACTAGATCTGTATGCAATGGAGAGGAGTGTTCCCAATGTGGAGTACGATCCCGATCAGTTCCCAGGGCTTATTTTTAGACTTGAAAGTCCTAAGGTTACATCTCTTATATTTAAATCAGGTAAGATGGTGGTCACTGGTGCCAAGAGCACTGAGGAACTAATCAGGGCTGTAAAGAGGATAATAAAGAGTCTAAGAAGATATGGCATAAAAATAGGCGGAAAACCAAAGATACAGATACAGAACATTGTTGCCTCAGCTAATATGCACGTTCATGTAAACCTTGACAAGGCCGCCTTTCTACTAGAAAACAATATGTATGAACCAGAACAGTTCCCAGGACTGATTTTTAGGATGGATGACCCCAGGGTGGTCCTATTGATATTTAGTAGCGGAAAGATGGTAATCACTGGGGCGAAGAGGGAGGATGAAGTCTATAAGGCAGTGAAGAGAATATTCGATAAGCTAGAGGAGTTGGACTGCATTAAACCAGTTGAAGAAGAAGAGGAATTAGAAATTTAA
- a CDS encoding winged helix-turn-helix transcriptional regulator, translating into MESKVSIEKEDLIHKKILESGEDGISQQELAKKLGLSTRELATVIKKLIDKKMISKKAVRENGKSVIKLFAIRTVQESDIYINLESIEKIPCFSCKLLSKCGNGIHVNPSSCTKLSSWILSIS; encoded by the coding sequence TTGGAATCAAAAGTTTCAATAGAAAAAGAGGATCTCATTCATAAGAAAATTCTAGAAAGTGGTGAGGACGGGATATCTCAACAGGAACTTGCCAAGAAACTTGGCCTCTCTACAAGGGAGTTAGCTACGGTGATAAAGAAGCTCATCGATAAAAAGATGATATCAAAGAAGGCAGTTAGGGAAAACGGTAAGAGCGTCATAAAACTATTTGCAATAAGGACTGTTCAGGAATCCGATATCTATATTAACTTAGAAAGTATTGAGAAAATTCCTTGCTTCTCCTGTAAATTGCTCTCTAAGTGTGGGAATGGGATTCACGTTAACCCCAGTTCCTGCACTAAACTGTCTTCATGGATTTTATCCATTAGTTAA
- a CDS encoding tRNA (guanine(26)-N(2))-dimethyltransferase, with translation MKLVEIIEGKAKILIPDPAQFSREGKFDPAWSPVFYNPRMTFNRDVSVIAVSIISPSSVLDAMSATGIRGIRYALESNVKDEIIFNDKNPISIEIISKNVKNNGLVNSKVVKSDANSLMHQVKVEYTDLDPFGSPAPFLFAGISSLRRRGYLGVTATDLSALEGKSKTSSIRKYGASGGKLSFSREAGLRVLLAKIAREAAVQEKGIKPLVSFYNDYYYRLFVRMDDGAKKADATLEKLGTLYECEACGYSFMSQDNCIKKCPYCSGNVRRFGPAWTGELNDQEFLDKMKERIPSFSYLPNIGRASKLIESLIAENKYELYYRTDVLSSKMKINMPTMEFMINCLGNAVRTHFDPRGFKTSRSISEVRECIKAGSTNLQT, from the coding sequence ATGAAATTAGTGGAAATAATCGAGGGGAAGGCTAAGATATTAATTCCCGATCCGGCACAATTCTCTAGAGAAGGGAAATTCGATCCAGCATGGTCACCTGTTTTCTATAACCCAAGGATGACGTTCAATAGGGACGTGAGCGTCATAGCCGTATCGATTATCTCACCGTCCTCAGTTCTTGACGCCATGTCAGCTACAGGTATAAGAGGGATTAGATATGCCCTCGAAAGCAATGTGAAAGATGAGATAATATTTAATGATAAAAATCCAATCTCCATAGAGATCATATCCAAGAACGTGAAAAATAATGGACTAGTAAATTCCAAAGTGGTCAAGTCAGATGCTAATTCCTTAATGCATCAGGTAAAGGTCGAGTATACTGACCTGGATCCCTTTGGCTCTCCAGCTCCATTTCTTTTTGCAGGCATATCTTCTCTGAGAAGGAGGGGATATTTGGGGGTCACAGCCACAGATCTGTCCGCATTAGAGGGCAAGTCTAAGACATCCTCTATCAGGAAATATGGGGCATCGGGAGGAAAGCTCAGTTTCTCAAGGGAGGCAGGACTAAGGGTCTTGCTAGCAAAGATAGCTAGAGAGGCTGCAGTTCAGGAAAAGGGAATCAAGCCGTTGGTCTCCTTCTATAACGACTATTATTATAGGTTATTTGTGAGGATGGATGATGGAGCAAAAAAGGCAGATGCTACCCTGGAGAAGCTCGGGACTCTCTATGAATGTGAGGCGTGTGGCTACTCTTTCATGAGCCAAGATAACTGTATTAAGAAATGTCCGTACTGTAGCGGTAATGTGAGGCGCTTCGGACCCGCATGGACTGGGGAGTTAAACGATCAAGAGTTTCTGGACAAAATGAAGGAGAGGATTCCCTCATTCTCTTATCTACCGAACATAGGTAGAGCCTCTAAATTGATTGAAAGCCTGATAGCGGAGAATAAATACGAGTTATACTATAGAACGGACGTTCTATCTTCTAAAATGAAAATCAATATGCCCACTATGGAATTCATGATTAATTGTCTTGGTAACGCGGTTAGGACCCATTTCGATCCCCGCGGCTTTAAAACTTCTAGGAGCATTTCAGAAGTAAGGGAGTGTATAAAAGCAGGTAGCACAAATTTACAAACTTAA
- a CDS encoding helix-turn-helix domain-containing protein — protein MIPVTLDNVLEVLEREGVSYSLIEYPEKNRKSIDIIARGKQRRFVIKISLDKPSKDETKELRNFSAMTGGMPIVVTDDTEEDIAIGKDNVIGLSVEGLAKALRGEKIFIYRTRGGIFIKIKSEVLRRKRMEMNYSMGDLSKLLGVTRKTIYDYENGESDVSIEVAEKLIDLFGEEVIGDVCDGSIPLLDSNEVQSMDTISSRIAKNLSEAGFTSTAFRFTAVDVVASKGSKKVLITIEPRSQDQLEKKFREASKIANELASQLLIIARSSSSAKKIERDGFKILATENIDSLNNEISGNNRGEG, from the coding sequence ATGATACCTGTGACACTGGATAATGTATTAGAGGTATTAGAAAGGGAGGGAGTTAGTTACTCTTTGATAGAGTACCCAGAGAAAAATAGGAAATCCATCGATATCATAGCCCGCGGAAAGCAGAGAAGGTTTGTAATTAAAATAAGCTTAGATAAGCCTTCAAAAGACGAAACAAAGGAATTGAGGAACTTCTCTGCTATGACTGGGGGTATGCCAATAGTGGTGACAGATGATACAGAGGAAGATATAGCCATAGGGAAGGACAACGTAATCGGGCTATCAGTTGAAGGCTTAGCTAAAGCTCTGAGGGGAGAGAAAATATTCATTTACAGGACAAGAGGAGGCATATTCATCAAGATAAAATCCGAAGTCCTCAGGAGAAAGAGAATGGAAATGAACTACAGTATGGGGGATCTCTCCAAGCTTCTGGGAGTCACTAGAAAGACTATTTACGACTATGAGAACGGAGAGTCGGACGTGTCCATAGAAGTAGCCGAGAAATTGATTGATCTCTTCGGCGAGGAGGTTATAGGAGACGTATGTGATGGGAGCATTCCCCTATTAGATTCAAACGAGGTTCAATCAATGGATACAATAAGTTCAAGAATAGCCAAGAACTTAAGTGAAGCAGGTTTTACATCTACTGCGTTTAGATTTACGGCCGTTGACGTGGTTGCGTCCAAGGGATCTAAGAAGGTTTTGATAACCATAGAGCCAAGGAGTCAGGATCAATTGGAGAAGAAATTCAGGGAGGCATCAAAGATCGCTAATGAGTTGGCTTCTCAATTACTTATTATTGCAAGAAGCAGTTCGAGTGCCAAGAAGATTGAAAGGGATGGGTTTAAAATTCTTGCGACTGAGAACATCGACAGCCTGAACAATGAAATTAGTGGAAATAATCGAGGGGAAGGCTAA
- a CDS encoding DUF61 family protein, whose protein sequence is MFDKIFQLGLRDILDSMPSEYVSLKEAVEGKLEISLNNGLKHRFDAEEVRKLSSIVPLYLWSMVRIPFIMVKLSSPGEYSINGSEWDRRAISLILNDLGSVISVGQMELLLREFKSLIFITLGYDSISGIDNDKEGI, encoded by the coding sequence TTGTTTGATAAGATATTTCAATTGGGTCTTAGGGACATTCTCGATTCTATGCCCTCTGAGTATGTTAGCCTGAAGGAAGCGGTTGAGGGTAAACTGGAGATCTCGCTTAACAACGGTCTCAAGCACAGGTTTGACGCAGAAGAAGTGAGGAAACTTTCCAGTATTGTTCCGCTCTATTTATGGTCCATGGTCAGGATCCCGTTCATTATGGTTAAGTTATCGAGCCCTGGGGAGTACTCCATTAATGGTTCAGAGTGGGATAGGAGGGCTATATCTCTCATTCTAAATGATTTGGGGAGCGTTATTTCTGTGGGGCAGATGGAGTTGCTTTTAAGGGAATTTAAATCATTAATATTTATTACCCTTGGTTATGATAGTATTTCTGGAATAGATAACGACAAGGAAGGTATCTAA
- a CDS encoding fibrillarin-like rRNA/tRNA 2'-O-methyltransferase — translation MSESIETVKETGMENIYECIYVDGTVRLCTKNLAKGFTVYGERTVNYNGVEYREWNAFRSKLAGAILKGLKENPVKKGSKVLYLGAASGTTPSHISDIVEDEGKVYGVEFSPRVVRELILVAQHRHNLFPILADARFPQSYSSLVEDAEVLYVDIAQPDQTDIAIYNARYFLKEGGHLLLAIKARSIDVTKDPTEVFKTEAEKLKNEGFDVQQVINLNPYDKDHAMVLARFK, via the coding sequence ATGTCAGAGTCAATTGAGACAGTGAAAGAGACGGGAATGGAAAACATTTACGAATGTATTTACGTGGATGGTACCGTTAGGCTTTGCACCAAGAATTTGGCCAAGGGATTTACAGTATACGGAGAGAGGACCGTGAATTATAACGGCGTGGAGTACAGGGAGTGGAACGCTTTCAGAAGCAAGTTGGCCGGGGCCATATTGAAGGGGCTGAAGGAGAATCCTGTGAAGAAAGGTTCTAAGGTACTCTATCTCGGAGCTGCTTCCGGAACTACTCCCAGTCACATATCGGACATAGTTGAAGATGAAGGAAAAGTTTATGGAGTAGAGTTCTCCCCAAGAGTAGTAAGGGAGCTAATACTTGTGGCTCAGCATAGACACAACCTCTTTCCCATTCTAGCTGACGCTAGATTCCCACAGAGTTATTCCTCATTGGTAGAAGATGCCGAGGTCCTTTATGTGGACATAGCACAACCTGACCAGACCGATATAGCCATATACAATGCAAGATATTTCCTAAAAGAGGGAGGGCATCTTCTTTTAGCCATAAAGGCTAGGAGCATCGATGTAACCAAGGATCCCACCGAAGTCTTTAAGACAGAAGCAGAGAAACTGAAGAATGAAGGATTCGATGTTCAACAAGTGATCAACCTCAACCCATACGATAAGGACCACGCCATGGTTTTAGCGAGGTTCAAGTAG
- a CDS encoding C/D box methylation guide ribonucleoprotein complex aNOP56 subunit (functions along with aFIB and aL7a; guides 2'-O-methylation of ribose to specific sites in RNAs): MRIYLAEHTIGSFAFDESGNLLDYVLNPKELGKVVDILINTEKGEPMPSTVELIQKLKPTEVVIESETESAKMQSLGIKVVSKPHHVGAKVLRSSLAEIAVKAKFAEDPKDIYSFLYQVTLEYTRRKLRKAAQKRDLLAIQAIRAIDDIDKTINLFSERLREWYSIHFPEADKLVEDHDQYAKIVSNIGYRDAVTVEALTEIGLNEQKAKKLADAAKKSIGADISDADINSIRDLANTILSLFRLRASLYDYLDSIMREVSPNVTELVGPTLGARLLSLAGSLEELSKMPASTIQVLGAEKALFRALKSGSRPPKHGIIFQYPAIHVSPRWQRGKIARALAAKLAIASRIDAYSGRFVGTQLVEQVNKRIEEIKTKYAQPPPKKQQPPREEGKKDRREHKKGKKGKRR, translated from the coding sequence ATGAGAATTTATTTAGCGGAACACACGATAGGTTCGTTTGCATTTGACGAATCAGGGAATCTTCTAGATTACGTCCTTAACCCCAAGGAGTTAGGGAAAGTGGTTGATATACTAATAAACACAGAGAAGGGAGAACCCATGCCCTCTACAGTGGAGCTGATTCAGAAGTTGAAACCTACGGAGGTAGTAATAGAGAGCGAGACAGAGAGTGCCAAGATGCAGTCCCTTGGGATAAAGGTAGTTTCTAAACCACATCACGTCGGTGCTAAGGTATTGAGGAGCTCTTTGGCGGAGATAGCGGTTAAGGCCAAATTTGCTGAGGACCCGAAAGACATATACAGCTTTCTTTATCAAGTAACCTTAGAATATACTAGGAGAAAGCTGAGAAAGGCTGCACAGAAGAGGGACCTTTTGGCCATACAGGCGATTAGGGCCATAGACGACATTGACAAGACCATTAACCTTTTCTCTGAAAGACTTAGGGAATGGTATAGTATACATTTCCCAGAGGCTGACAAATTAGTTGAAGATCACGATCAATATGCTAAAATAGTCTCTAACATTGGCTACAGGGATGCAGTTACTGTCGAGGCCTTAACTGAGATTGGGCTAAATGAGCAGAAGGCTAAGAAACTAGCAGACGCTGCAAAGAAAAGTATCGGGGCCGATATCTCTGATGCAGACATTAACTCGATCAGGGATTTAGCCAATACAATCCTTTCCCTATTCAGGTTGAGGGCCTCTCTCTATGACTATCTGGACTCCATAATGAGAGAGGTTTCTCCAAACGTTACTGAGCTAGTGGGTCCAACTCTTGGCGCTAGGCTATTGAGCCTGGCAGGTAGCTTAGAGGAGCTCTCTAAGATGCCGGCCAGCACAATTCAAGTTTTAGGGGCAGAGAAGGCCTTATTCAGGGCACTCAAGAGCGGTAGTAGGCCTCCTAAGCACGGAATTATTTTCCAATATCCGGCCATTCATGTCTCCCCCAGATGGCAGAGGGGTAAGATTGCCAGAGCTTTGGCTGCTAAGCTAGCTATAGCGTCCAGGATAGATGCCTACAGCGGCAGATTCGTTGGAACTCAGCTTGTGGAACAGGTGAACAAGAGAATTGAAGAGATCAAGACAAAGTACGCTCAGCCTCCACCTAAAAAGCAACAACCTCCAAGGGAAGAGGGAAAGAAAGACAGAAGAGAACATAAAAAGGGGAAAAAGGGAAAGAGAAGATAG